A genomic region of Bacillota bacterium contains the following coding sequences:
- the rsmA gene encoding 16S rRNA (adenine(1518)-N(6)/adenine(1519)-N(6))-dimethyltransferase RsmA → MFQATSPTALRALLNRYGLGPKKGLGQHFLWHPGLVEQIAAAAELDAGDVVIEIGPGLGILTAACARRAGLVIGVEIDSALFPLLEETLREYGNVRLVAGDARKVDFEELVARYAPQFTGRYKVVGNLPYYLTSPLILRILDGGFRAGLLIFMVQREVAMRLTARPGGKDYGSLSVAVQYHAEPELLFTVSPRAFFPAPGVASAVVRLRRRLKPPAEVEDKEFFFQLFRAAFRYRRKTVRNALLEAGLLRPGLEAEEAFREACIAPERRGETLSLAEFAALSNALLRVLERKV, encoded by the coding sequence ATGTTCCAGGCAACCTCGCCAACCGCCCTGCGGGCACTGCTTAACCGCTATGGATTGGGGCCCAAGAAAGGGCTCGGCCAGCACTTTTTGTGGCACCCCGGGCTCGTCGAGCAGATTGCCGCTGCTGCTGAGCTGGATGCCGGGGATGTGGTGATTGAAATCGGCCCCGGGTTGGGAATTCTGACTGCGGCCTGCGCGCGCCGGGCAGGATTGGTTATCGGCGTGGAGATAGATTCAGCCCTGTTTCCTCTCCTGGAAGAAACCCTAAGAGAATACGGAAATGTGCGGCTGGTGGCGGGGGATGCACGCAAGGTGGACTTCGAGGAACTGGTGGCCCGCTACGCGCCCCAATTTACGGGGCGCTACAAGGTGGTAGGGAACCTCCCTTATTATTTGACGAGCCCGTTGATTTTGCGTATACTCGATGGGGGGTTCCGGGCGGGGCTCCTCATTTTTATGGTCCAGCGGGAAGTAGCGATGCGTCTCACGGCGAGGCCGGGAGGGAAGGATTACGGCTCGCTCTCCGTTGCGGTTCAGTATCATGCGGAGCCGGAGCTGTTATTTACCGTTTCTCCCCGGGCTTTTTTCCCGGCTCCGGGGGTGGCTTCGGCGGTCGTCAGACTCCGGCGTCGCCTCAAACCGCCGGCAGAAGTAGAAGACAAGGAATTCTTTTTTCAGTTGTTCAGAGCCGCTTTTCGCTACCGCCGTAAAACGGTACGGAATGCTTTACTCGAAGCGGGGCTTTTAAGGCCGGGTTTGGAAGCGGAGGAAGCCTTCAGAGAGGCCTGCATTGCTCCCGAGCGGCGGGGGGAAACTCTCTCACTGGCTGAATTCGCTGCTTTATCAAACGCTTTGCTCCGGGTGCTGGAAAGGAAGGTATAA
- a CDS encoding ribonuclease H-like YkuK family protein — protein sequence MRFISPSKGVMTWDEVINDLLDYVTSDANFSYKVIIGTDSHVREETHFVTALVVHRVGKGARYFYRRKVHQKIMSLRQKIFHEAALSLEVASKLAESVARQGFTDLDLEIHLDIGRNGETKDLIREIIGMIVGSGFDAKIKPDSCGASKVADKHTK from the coding sequence ATGCGTTTTATTAGTCCGAGCAAGGGTGTTATGACCTGGGATGAAGTGATTAACGACTTACTTGATTACGTTACAAGCGACGCAAATTTTTCTTATAAAGTCATCATCGGGACCGATTCGCACGTCCGCGAAGAAACGCACTTTGTTACGGCACTGGTCGTGCACCGGGTGGGAAAAGGGGCGCGGTATTTTTACCGGCGCAAGGTACATCAAAAGATCATGAGCCTGCGCCAGAAGATCTTTCATGAAGCAGCACTCAGCCTCGAAGTCGCCAGTAAACTGGCTGAGAGCGTTGCCCGGCAAGGATTTACCGACCTCGATCTGGAGATCCACCTGGATATCGGCCGGAATGGTGAAACCAAGGACCTGATTCGGGAAATTATCGGGATGATAGTAGGCAGCGGTTTTGACGCTAAAATCAAGCCGGATTCCTGCGGAGCATCCAAGGTTGCGGATAAGCACACAAAATAA